ATGCGCTGTGCTGGCTGCTCAGGAGGGAGGGCTTCAGAATGTGCCCGAGCGCAGGAGAGGAGCCTCGGCGCGGTCCTCCTCCTTTGCACCGACGCCGTTCGTTGGCGTGCTTCTGCTTCGTAGTGGCAGCCTGGTAGGGCCACGAATCGCCGAGGGGCTCTCGCGCAGTAGTGACGCCGGCGTGTCGTCATGCCGCTGCGAGGGTCGTGCTGCTGACTGCCTACGAGGCCGGCACCTGGCAGCTAGCTGCCGCGAAGCCGTCGCTCGTTTCGTCCCCGAGCAGCCAAGTCCGTTCGCCGCGCCGCATGGGACAGCAGTATAGTAGTTCGGAAGTAGCACTAGCACTCTCCCATTCATGCGAAGTTACGAGCCAACCGGCGCCAGACGCGCTCGCCGCACGCGTCGCGCTGGCGCGTGTCCGCCGAGacacgcgtgccgccgccggaggcacggcggcgcacgggatgCGGTCGGTCGGTGTCGGGGAACGGTGGAAAAGGTATCGCATCTGACGGCTCCCGGCCCGTGCGCGTGAGCGGTCAGGCGGCCGAGGCCGAGACGCGAGTACAGCGACGGCCGCACACCGGCGTCGTGTACGTACATACACCTGAGGGCTGATCCCGTTGAGCGAGCCGGTACGCGGCTGATCGCGATGCAGATGCAGCGGGGCGGCGTGTGCCTCTGGACTTTGAACGGGTCGCGCCAGGCGGTGCGCGACGAAGACGACGACCTGGAGTTTGATCCCAGAGGCGGTAGAGCCTCGGATCGCGCAAGTGTTCACGATTCGCGCTCTCTAGCGTACGTGCAAGCTTCGACGGCTCAACGGCTACTTTCTACGTACAAGGATCGGATTGGTTGAGAATTACAGAGTACTTCAACTGGTTCGTACAGTATTTCGTACTCTACGTGCTGCGTTTTCAAGTGTCCTCCCTAACTAACGTGCAAACACGTGAAGATTTCGATCTTACTGATGATTTGTATGGCGCGCATGTGCGACCATAAGCAAAATATCGCATGCACCCCTGCCACGGCCGAGCAGCGAATCGGTTTCGGCCGTGCAGGCTTGGGCGCACACACAAATGGGGGCTCCGGAAGACCAATAAGCTTCGTATCGCAAAGCCCGTCGCGGCCCATGTATCCTGGAAAGCACAGCCCACTTCGATACTAGAAATAAAATATACAAAAGACAAGCCTGTAGTGCGCATTCGTGCACAACAGAGAGCCACAAAGTAGACGGTCCGCACTGCACTTCTGTGAGCAACTAGGGGTTGTATTCTTTTATATTTCACTTTGTTTTCCTACACGAATTTTTATAATGTGGTATTCAACATTTTCATCTAACTAGTTCAACAATTTAAAAAACCACATTCAACAACTTGGGGAAAAAGTcaacattttctaaaaatatgttGAAATTGAATGTTACAAATGTTGAAATGGTATATTAAAAATGTTCAACTAGTATACTAAAATGTTGAAATGTTAAGATAACAAATTGAAAATAACTTATTGGATCTCATTTTATTGCATTAATTCTAATTAACATAAATGTGCAAGCGGTTTTTAAATCGGATATATAGTTTAAgagaaatttttattttaagttTTGAATTCCTTTTGCTTTCAGTCCGCCTCCCCCACTTTGATGCGACACGTGTCCACACCCATACCTCTGCGCTCAAGTAACGCTGCGGTCCGCTGCTCCTCACGTGGGGTTCTGGTGCTTAGATAGTGTACGCTCAGTAAATCGTAACTATCCAACTAGGGTTGCACGCATCTCAAATAATGGAAGGtgtataagaaaaaaaatcttctaGAAGATATATAGATTTCCACACAAAAAAACGTGGCAGATCTCAGATCTCAGCGACTCAGCCCCAAACAAATCGTCCGAAAGGCCCACTTCAACTGAACGAAGGGCCTCAATAATGAGCAAGCCCGAGCTGGGCCGTTTCCACCATGTCCTCAATTTGCAGAGTCTCCGCACCGCCAGTTTTCGACAGCAAGTACCAAATAAGCTCTATGGTccgatcaaaaaaaaaattcaaaagcgCACTCTACTGTCATGCAAGTTACCGCAGCAGGTAAAGCAATTGATTGAACATCTTTTCCGAACAGAATTAAGTGCTGGGCAAGTTAGCCCCAAGCGTAAGATAGACGTGAGCAAATTATATCCCCAACCTGAGTTTCACTTTCATTGGAACAGACCAATTTGCGGGCCAAATTTCTAGCTTCAATAAGAAGCCACCCATTAGCAGTTAGACTGAATTGTAGAAAACGGAAAAAAAATGAAGCAAAACAAAGAAGCTGATCCTCCTGACAACGCATCTCTATACAGGTTCCTTTCCCAACAAAAAATTCGAGCAATGCCTGAGGTGTCTTCTTCGTCAATATTTATTTCTCCTGGCTAGCATATCATATTGCGGCTAATGCCCCATCTTGTTGCCAGCCTATGGAAGGGAAGCTCTCAACTCCTTCCTGTCTGGCCCAAATGACTGCACAGACAAAAAGAATCAAGGTCAAAACTGGCACCATATGATCAAAAAGTGCAATTTGTAGTAGTATGATGATAGCATCAACAGATTAAACAAAACCCACCAGTTCACACACTTGTTGAGTTTCTTGTAAAAACAGAATAATCACTACTAATATAATGGGACGAATAGTACCACTTTCTGGTCATAAAAACTGTAAACATGGGCATACCGCATACCTTCAACCAAACTTTTAAAATTTTGACTATGAACATCTTAAATATTCATAATGGAGACACGAAGCACATTCATAATAATATTACACAATCGAAATTGGTGATCAAGGTTGCATTTCAAGGCTATGCCTATGTCAGAAACAGCAAGATTTTGTAGCTGGAGGTAGTTGTAGTACTAGAGTTCTCAAAAGAGACACACTATCAGCAAAACATTTCAATTATGTAGCTTTAGCCATTGAAACTCCCATCTTAAATAGTTCAACATAGTACTATAGAAGCACCATTAGAAAATACAGGCTGCAGAAATTCAACTCCTTATACCTTATAAATACCCTACCTACTAGTGCAAACACATGGACAGCAAGGAAGATATCAGCCCAGACGCCATCGCAGCTCACATATTTAAGTGAATGCAGCTAATTTTAAGAAATGTAAGCTGGCGCTATAACCTACACAAacttgcttgggacaaaaggctccgtTGACATTGCAAATGCAAGTTAGGTGTTATGTTATGCACACTTCAAATGAGATTAGTTTTTGTTAAAAGTATCTAGATGAAACAGATTTGACAACAACTTACCTCCACACCAAAGCCCTTCTTATAAACATTTGTGAAGAGCTCAGAAGCGCCGGGCATAGAACTTTCCTGTAGATATCGACAAGAGCATATGCAGTGGTAAGCATAAACAATTTGAAGCAAGAAAACTACAAAAGCGTATCTGAATGCAATGGGACCTTTGCTTTAGCAATGGCATCATCAACTTGTTTCCTGATTTCTTTCTCCATATCCTGAGATAATAAGTATGTTAAAAACTAGAACATGAACCGATTGAAGTAACATTTTGCTATTTATTATTGCCCTTATAAAAATATCCTTATTCCTGTACCTTGAGCTCAGCAGGAGTTGCCAGATCATGAGCATAGATCAACTTTCTTACCCTCTCAATTGGGTCACGCTCCTGATTATATTGTAACACAGTTAGTTGAAATTCACTATAGCATGACTTCAATTCCAAATTGAAAGATCAAAATATCTTTACCTGTCTTACACCTGAAATCTCATCCCTGCTGCGGTAAGTGCTTCCAGGATCTGACATAGAGTGGCCATGGTACCTGTAGGTATCCATCTCAAGAACCTAAATACATAAATAAGGGCGTTTTAGTAACACCATCATTCAGCATGTGAAATGAAATAATTATGAGCACACAAAAATGCCTGCAATTTATCATAAACAACACTTGAGAACATGCACTTATATCAACTACTTAATGCACCTTATCTAGCAGAGCAGCACATTGTAGGTGAGCATAACAAAAGTTCTAGGCGCAAGGCAAATCAGTGCCTCGTGCACTAGGCAACCTAATCAGGATAGATTTGCCAAGCCCCTAGGAGCTAGGGCAACAAGCCAACAACACAAACATCACAATAGAGTTATTTTCATATTTCACAGGTGAACAAAGGTCAATTCTACAACAGCTTTGATCAGAAATCATGACACTCATGTGTTAGGTAAAATGACTTGAAACATGGCCTAcataaattgttgttttatttgcaTATAATTTCTttagtataattttttaaagaaaCCCTGCATTGTTGGAATTGTTGCCGTACATAGACAAACGTGAGCGAAGATTCAATAATAGCAAAGCCCAGTAGCACTGAACTATAAATTAGCTGGAGTATTGGGTATTGCAAATAATTTTTCCGATatcattaaaaaataattagtgAGTGGGTACCTTTGAAAAGATACTGTATACACTGCATTATGTATAAACATTATGTTTTCCAAGCACAACAAACGTGGATGCAGGGCTACTGAGTTAATTATGGTCTAACAACACGAGTTCTTCATGTGAATTTAACTAAAATATGTCAAATAACTAGCAACATCAAAACAGCCAAGCCTAAGCCGAAACCCCTAACAGTTCTACAAGTTGTGCATCCAAAATCCAAATAACAGAAAGCAGCAAAGATTCATAGTACTCACAATTGGACCATTGGCAACAGCATGCTCCTTTGCGAATTTGCAGGCTTGCTTCACAGCAAGAACATCCATTCCATCAACCTGCACCGAATATAATTTAGTTATGTTAGTAGCAAAAACTAGGTAACATCAACATGAAATCCTAGCTTGAGCTATCCCCCTACAGTCAGAGGCTCGGAGCAGCAGTCAAAAtgggggaagaggaggaagcaTACACGATACATCAACATTTTATAGTTATTATATAAATTGATACAAAACGCATTTTTACACTTAAAAGGAACAATATAGCTTCCATCCACAACTATATTTACTCAGGTCACACTAAAATTGGTGTTAGGTAGTTAGAATAAACAATTGAAGAGACTGGAACAACTAGCATGTGCAGAAATGCCATCCTAACTCTGGTGTATCCTTTGATCAAGGAATACCCACTTCAGCAACTAAAGGGTACCATGCAGAGAATCTATAGAGTCCAGTGCTCCATATAAAAACGACCATAATCAATCAAGCGAATCAGAAATCAAGTTCATCACACGAACAAACACAAAAATTATTCAGAATGACCTTCAATCCAGGCACATAGTCACCACGCTTGTAGTAGGCAGGGCTCTTTGCTGCCCTCCACTCCGCTGTTCCCATACCATCTACACAACAGAAATCAAAACCATATCAGTTCACACCAGACGAACAATCAAATTTGTCACGATGTACCCCGATTCTCAGAATTGATGCACGAACTCACAATGGTTGTTCTCGCAAACCAATATGGCAGGCAGCTTCCAAAGGGCCGAAATGTTGAGCGCCTCAAAGAGCTGTCCCTGGTTAGCCGCACCGTCACCATAGAGCGCGAAAGTAGCGGTGTCCTCCTTCTTGTACTTCTGCGCGAAGGCGAGGCCGCATCCGAGGGGCACCTGCGCGCCGACGATGCCGTGCCCACCGTAGAAATTGGCATCCTTCTTATAGAAATGCATGGATCCGCCCTTGCCGCGGGAGCAGCCGGCCTCGCGGCCCATGAGCTCGGCGAAGGCGGAGACGAGATCCCCTCCGCGGGCGAGGTAGATGCAGTGGTCGCGGTAGGCGGTGATGATGGAGTCGGAGCGGGTGATGGCCGCCTCCatgccgacggcgacggcctccTGGCCGTCGTAGAGGTGGCAGAAACCGCGGATGAGCTTGGCCTTGTAGAGGGAGTCGGCGGCGATCTCCATGCGGCGCATGACGGACATGTCGCGGAAGAAGGTCATGAGCTCGGCGGGGGTGGTGGTCACGTCGCGGGAGGGCGGGTCGACGAGGTGGGAGGTGAAGGGGACGGACGTCTCGATGGTGAGCGCGGCCGTGGAGTCGGAGATCGGTCGCGCCGCCATGAAGGCCGTGGCCGGGGCccgcgcggcggggaggcggcggaggagcgcggccgcggccatggcgacgaTCCGCTAGGGTTtcggggtggaggcggcgcggcgaggtggatgggtgggtggggaagggagggaggaggaaggagatagACGAGAGATTTTATTCGTGGAAGAGTTGTTGCGTTTTTATGAACGGGGGCTGGTTGGCATTTGTTCGGCCTGCAGCTGCTGGGCTtggcgggctggcggcgcaGACCGCAGACCGCAGACCGCAGATTGCTCCCGTGCAGACGTGCGCGATGCTGTAATTTAATTGGTTCCGCGAGTTTGGCTGAATAATAAACTCTGATGAGATTTGCAATACGAGTAGTATGGTTGAAAATTGATCAGAAGACAATTGACAACAGGATTTTATTTGAAAAGAACAAGCGCATCTGATGAGCCTTTTAATATCATTTTCGTTTGGTTCCTGATCTCCCACTAATTGGACGATTATAAAATATTGCTTGGCTGGCAGAATTATGATTGGATCCCGACAATATACCCATTTGTCTtagcagtttttttttaaaaaacaaattGTCATGGCAAACAAATAACACATGCAGGCAAGCGGCTGCAGACAGATTATAACTTTCTTAATTCGCCaagatctgaagtttacttagGGCCAAAGCAGTTGAGCTTGATATTGCCGAAGTGGTATGCTCAAAGTTGGAGTTATATCTTAGCCAAGGGAAAAGCTTTGTAGTTGGGATGACTTCCATAATCGAAGTAATTATGATGAATAGGTTGTTGGATATAGTGTTGCTTTCGATGACGTTGGGGAATATTTGGTTAAATTATTAGGCAACCAAAGCAAAGCCAAGTAGCCAACTAAACATTTAAATTGGACAACCCAAGCAACGGCGAGGGGCCAATCACTCGGAACAATTTGTCCACATCAACCATCCTTTTCGTAGCATTTTTCCAGCGCTGGCTGGGTCAAAGCATCTTAGCGCATGATAGTGATTGGGCAAAGCACTATTTTGTTCAGATCTATTTATGCAAAATTATAAACCTCATCTTTTTGCATGAACTGGTCAGCATCAATCGCTTTCAGGCAGTAATGTATAGTAGACAATATAGGCAAGGGTTTCAGGTAACCTGGGAATTGAGTTCATTCAGGCAAGACGATTGGATCGGCTGTCTTTGCATCATCTGGACACAGGCCAATCCAGGAGAGTTTCTTTGTTTTGTACTTTGTAACATCTGAACTGTGGCAAGTGAATTAAGATCACaaccaaaaaaaatcatatagtATGTGTAATTGTATCAGAATTGGAATTTGAGTACAATCGCCTATCCCGACAGATATGTGCAAGATATACCGCATTCTTAGAAGTTTCAGCAGCACAATTGGTGACAGAAAGTTAGAAAGTTTTAGAACCCACAAAGGTAAGCACATAAAGTCATAAACAGCAAAAATGGACAAAAGAGAACCCAGAGGTGAGGTAATAACGATGTGTTTCACTCTCGTTTTCTGCCTGAAATGGCCTAAAGACATCCTGCATTGAGTAAATACAATGAAGCCTAGGCCAAGCCACCAAGTCATGTCTTTGTTTTCTCCACCTTTTAACAGATTGTACAGGTCAAATTCTCAAGCGTGCACTAACAACTGCAGTGCTTGAGCCTATAACTTTCCTACAAAAAATGGTTAACAGCAGACTGGTCGAAGTGTTGTTGCATTATGTTGCTGCCTTGAGCTAATTCAGAATACCACGTCTTCCACGCTTCGACGTAATGAGCAAAAAGATCACCGAGGGCtgcattcagaaaaaaaaaatgtggaGAATTCTGAGTGTAACATATAGCTGAGAGCATTCTATGTCTAGCAACTATTCCAGTCCAACTTCAGACTTCTAACGTTAGATTTTGCATAAACATGCTAACAAGTAAAAATGTCAAATGGTCATGACGGACTATTGGCAAGTGACACTAGTTGTCTTGGCTGGAGCCTGCTGGGACCTCTGGTTTATTAGGGACAAGACAGCCAAAGAGAGGATTCTGTGTCAAGACCATCAGATGCTATTATTAGCTTGTTCAAATGCCTaataattatataaaattacagcTACAGAGACATGCtatagggggggggggttgcgAATTggtgtaattaaactaaagaggGTCAGTGCCTCGGTGGTGAGTGGTAGGCCAGTTTGAGTGGGGAGTGTCATTGCACAGTTATTAACCGAACCAGAGGTTCCCACATtctccccctcctctcttcATAATAATGACTCtgtcatgtcagcaaatttaatgGTCGTAACACTCCTATAACTCTCCCATTGAGATTGGCCTTAGGGCACCACCAATTCACACCGCTACTTATTCGAATCTTGATTGCTTCTATGCACGCCAATGTTAGTTATATCAGTCTAGACTAAACAAAATGAACTAGATGGAAACAAGATTCTAATACTTAAGAAGCAAAAAAGAACTCTAGTTTCGTGGAGGGAACAAAACAAGCACAAAGAAGTATGGAACACACCTTGGTTCTGGTACTGTGGTCGAAATGCAGCAGAAAGGCTCTCCCAGTCCTCAGCCCTCTCCCTTGGCCCAGGTTTATTACCACCATCAAGTTCATGTTTCCTTGCACCAGCAGGGTGGAAAGGACCATAAACAAAACCACTCTTTTTACCCTGTCCAAGCCCGACTCTGCACAACTGATTTGCAGTTCTTCAAGATGTCACCACCACTCTGTGCCAGTTTCGCTTTCTTCTGTATATTCGAATCTTGATTGCTTCTATGCACGCCCATGTTAGTTATATCTGTCCCAAATGCTCTTTTGTTAGATAGTCTTCCCTGGTGGGGGTACAGCAACTGTGACAGCATTTTCTGCATTTGGTATCGCTGCCCTACCCAACCATCGGAATGCAGGCTTTCTCGAGTCCCCTTGCTGTATCTGGAATCCATAGTTTAAGAATGGAAGTTAGAAACAGCTGCTACCATAATCTTGCAACTTAATCATTAGCAAGCATCGAAAGTGTACCTTCTCAATCAGATTCAATGAAGACAGCACATTGGTGGTGGTACTGCATGTTTAGAAATGGAGTGCGAAGTACTAACTTCTCATGTTGGTCTCCTCGTGGCCTTCTCCTAGGAGCAGCTTAGCAGCTTCGTCAAGTGAGACCGTATTGACCTGCTCCAAGTATAGAATTCATATAGATGAAATGATCTGGCATGAATTTTCCGGCAGAAATACAGATATTAAGAATTACTCACCTCCATTGTGAGGAAGAGCTTCACGAAATTCTGTGTGCGCAACCCAAGCGATTTCTCTTTCCTATGATCTGAAAATGTAACAATCAAAATCCTGAGCCTGGCAGACAGAATGGAACACCACGAGCTAAAAACGTGAAGCAAATATCAATGTACCAGATCTAAGCCGGCAACGGGGTGCACCAGGTTTGTCAAAAGGATTGTCCACAGTCTGACTCAGTTTCTCATTTTCGATATCACCATCTGGATTGCCCAgcttatcatcatcttcgtcgtcagACATCTTCCCAAAAGGACATAGGAGAAGAAACACTTCAGTTGGGAACTGCAATTTGTGGACTAGAACCAGATACATCGATTCAAATGGGAGGGGTCGATATGTAATCGTACAGTGGAAGCAGATTGCTGATCAGTTTGCAGAGGAGCCAGGCCAGACTTCTCCCTTAACGCCCTCTCCTGAGAAGAACAAGACAACAGAAATCACGGCTCAGATAGATATACGGTTCTGTAACACCACATGTGTTAATCCTCTGTAGTTAACTTAATCATGGTCATTAGATTTAAACTTACGCGACAGACCCACAAATCAAAACTACTTCTGCCAGCCtgggccggaccggtctgaccggtcggggcgaccggtcagaccggttgaatcTGTTTTGTGGGTTTCGGACCCACATCATTTAAactactctctctccctccccaccAACTCACTTCTCCCTCAGCGAGCTGAGCACGCCTGCTCGAGCTCTCCCCCTCTCATGTtctcccccaaaccctagagcccAAAACCTCCCACTCCCTTTGATTCCAAGGCCAAGGAAGGATCAAACCGGCGTGGGGGAGCTTCTTCTCCACGATTCCCTTCCTCGGATGCCTGGGATTCGAGATCTTCGTGCAAGGAGGAACTCACTCAAGGTATGAAGGCTCGTGATGGtcgatctccttttctagaTGATCTTAGGT
This window of the Panicum virgatum strain AP13 chromosome 1K, P.virgatum_v5, whole genome shotgun sequence genome carries:
- the LOC120641221 gene encoding pyruvate dehydrogenase E1 component subunit alpha-1, mitochondrial, with translation MAAAALLRRLPAARAPATAFMAARPISDSTAALTIETSVPFTSHLVDPPSRDVTTTPAELMTFFRDMSVMRRMEIAADSLYKAKLIRGFCHLYDGQEAVAVGMEAAITRSDSIITAYRDHCIYLARGGDLVSAFAELMGREAGCSRGKGGSMHFYKKDANFYGGHGIVGAQVPLGCGLAFAQKYKKEDTATFALYGDGAANQGQLFEALNISALWKLPAILVCENNHYGMGTAEWRAAKSPAYYKRGDYVPGLKVDGMDVLAVKQACKFAKEHAVANGPIVLEMDTYRYHGHSMSDPGSTYRSRDEISGVRQERDPIERVRKLIYAHDLATPAELKDMEKEIRKQVDDAIAKAKESSMPGASELFTNVYKKGFGVESFGPDRKELRASLP